One genomic window of Solea solea chromosome 12, fSolSol10.1, whole genome shotgun sequence includes the following:
- the cdk10 gene encoding cyclin-dependent kinase 10 isoform X2 yields the protein MDPTGEEPPPDLIRLKSLKNNRIFAVPQNDRFGSCRSVREFEKLNRIGEGTYGIVYRARDTRSDEIVALKKVRMDKEKDGVPISSLREITLLLRLRHPNIVELKEVVVGSQLESLFLVMSYCEQDLASLLENMQTPFSEAQVKCIILQLLRGLEFLHHNFIIHRDLKVSNLLMTDKGCVKIADFGLARMYGIPQQPMTPRVVTLWYRSPELLLGTKTQTTALDMWAVGCILAELLAHKPLLPGTSEIQQVDLIVQLLGTPNENIWPGFSQLPLMGQYSLRKQPYNNLKNKFTWLSDAGHRLLNLLFMYNPQRRACAKDSLESSYFKEKPLPCEPELMPTFPHHRNKRSKV from the exons ATGGACCCTACTGGAGAAGAACCGCCACCGGACCTTATCAGACTCAAGTCCTTAAAGAACAACAGAATATTCGCAGTGCCTCAAAATGACCGG tTCGGCAGCTGCCGAAGTGTCCGAGAGTTTGAGAAACTCAACCGAATCGGAGAAGGAACCTACGGCatcgtgt ACAGAGCCCGTGACACCAGGTCAGACGAGATCGTAGCGCTGAAGAAGGTGAGGATGGACAAAGAGAAAGATG GAGTTCCCATCAGCAGCCTGCGAGAAATCACTCTGCTGCTGCGACTGCGTCATCCCAACATTGTTGAGCtgaaggaggtggtggtgggcaGTCAGCTGGagag TCTCTTCCTGGTGATGAGCTACTGTGAGCAGGATCTGGCCAGTTTGCTGGAAAACATGCAGACGCCGTTTTCGGAGGCTCAG gtGAAGTGTATCATCCTTCAGCTGCTCAGAGGTTTGGAGTTTCTTCACCACAACTTCATTATTCACAG GGACCTGAAGGTGTCAAATCTGCTGATGACGGACAAAGGCTGCGTTAAGATCG CTGACTTTGGCTTGGCGAGGATGTACGGTATCCCACAGCAACCCATGACGCCCAGAGTGGTGACACTGTG GTACAGAAGTCCAGAGCTCCTCCTAGGGACCAAGACACAAACTACAGCTCTTGACATGTg ggCGGTCGGCTGCATCCTGGCCGAGCTGCTGGCCCACAAACCTCTGCTGCCCGGAACCTCAGAGATCCAGCAGGTGGACCTGATCGTTCAGCTGCTGGGGACGCCCAACGAGAACATCTGGCCG ggtTTCTCTCAGCTGCCTCTCATGGGTCAGTACAGTCTGAGGAAGCAGCCGTACAACAACCTGAAGAATAAGTTCACGTGGCTTTCTGACGCTGGACACAGACTACTCAACCTGCTCTTCATGTATAACCCACAgcgcag AGCTTGTGCCAAAGACAGTTTGGAGAGTTCTTACTTCAAAGAAAAACCCCTGC CCTGTGAACCAGAGCTGATGCCGACGTTCCCGCATCATCGCAACAAACGCAGCAAAGTGTGA
- the cdk10 gene encoding cyclin-dependent kinase 10 isoform X4 — translation MDKEKDGVPISSLREITLLLRLRHPNIVELKEVVVGSQLESLFLVMSYCEQDLASLLENMQTPFSEAQVKCIILQLLRGLEFLHHNFIIHRDLKVSNLLMTDKGCVKIADFGLARMYGIPQQPMTPRVVTLWYRSPELLLGTKTQTTALDMWAVGCILAELLAHKPLLPGTSEIQQVDLIVQLLGTPNENIWPGFSQLPLMGQYSLRKQPYNNLKNKFTWLSDAGHRLLNLLFMYNPQRRACAKDSLESSYFKEKPLHIADVIVREEKPQRCLFHAACEPELMPTFPHHRNKRSKV, via the exons ATGGACAAAGAGAAAGATG GAGTTCCCATCAGCAGCCTGCGAGAAATCACTCTGCTGCTGCGACTGCGTCATCCCAACATTGTTGAGCtgaaggaggtggtggtgggcaGTCAGCTGGagag TCTCTTCCTGGTGATGAGCTACTGTGAGCAGGATCTGGCCAGTTTGCTGGAAAACATGCAGACGCCGTTTTCGGAGGCTCAG gtGAAGTGTATCATCCTTCAGCTGCTCAGAGGTTTGGAGTTTCTTCACCACAACTTCATTATTCACAG GGACCTGAAGGTGTCAAATCTGCTGATGACGGACAAAGGCTGCGTTAAGATCG CTGACTTTGGCTTGGCGAGGATGTACGGTATCCCACAGCAACCCATGACGCCCAGAGTGGTGACACTGTG GTACAGAAGTCCAGAGCTCCTCCTAGGGACCAAGACACAAACTACAGCTCTTGACATGTg ggCGGTCGGCTGCATCCTGGCCGAGCTGCTGGCCCACAAACCTCTGCTGCCCGGAACCTCAGAGATCCAGCAGGTGGACCTGATCGTTCAGCTGCTGGGGACGCCCAACGAGAACATCTGGCCG ggtTTCTCTCAGCTGCCTCTCATGGGTCAGTACAGTCTGAGGAAGCAGCCGTACAACAACCTGAAGAATAAGTTCACGTGGCTTTCTGACGCTGGACACAGACTACTCAACCTGCTCTTCATGTATAACCCACAgcgcag AGCTTGTGCCAAAGACAGTTTGGAGAGTTCTTACTTCAAAGAAAAACCCCTGC atatcgcaGATGTTATTGTGCGAGAAGAAAAACCTCAACGGTGCCTTTTCCACGCAGCCTGTGAACCAGAGCTGATGCCGACGTTCCCGCATCATCGCAACAAACGCAGCAAAGTGTGA
- the cdk10 gene encoding cyclin-dependent kinase 10 isoform X3 — MDPTGEEPPPDLIRLKSLKNNRIFAVPQNDRFGSCRSVREFEKLNRIGEGTYGIVYRARDTRSDEIVALKKVRMDKEKDGVPISSLREITLLLRLRHPNIVELKEVVVGSQLESLFLVMSYCEQDLASLLENMQTPFSEAQVKCIILQLLRGLEFLHHNFIIHRDLKVSNLLMTDKGCVKIADFGLARMYGIPQQPMTPRVVTLWYRSPELLLGTKTQTTALDMWAVGCILAELLAHKPLLPGTSEIQQVDLIVQLLGTPNENIWPGFSQLPLMGQYSLRKQPYNNLKNKFTWLSDAGHRLLNLLFMYNPQRSL; from the exons ATGGACCCTACTGGAGAAGAACCGCCACCGGACCTTATCAGACTCAAGTCCTTAAAGAACAACAGAATATTCGCAGTGCCTCAAAATGACCGG tTCGGCAGCTGCCGAAGTGTCCGAGAGTTTGAGAAACTCAACCGAATCGGAGAAGGAACCTACGGCatcgtgt ACAGAGCCCGTGACACCAGGTCAGACGAGATCGTAGCGCTGAAGAAGGTGAGGATGGACAAAGAGAAAGATG GAGTTCCCATCAGCAGCCTGCGAGAAATCACTCTGCTGCTGCGACTGCGTCATCCCAACATTGTTGAGCtgaaggaggtggtggtgggcaGTCAGCTGGagag TCTCTTCCTGGTGATGAGCTACTGTGAGCAGGATCTGGCCAGTTTGCTGGAAAACATGCAGACGCCGTTTTCGGAGGCTCAG gtGAAGTGTATCATCCTTCAGCTGCTCAGAGGTTTGGAGTTTCTTCACCACAACTTCATTATTCACAG GGACCTGAAGGTGTCAAATCTGCTGATGACGGACAAAGGCTGCGTTAAGATCG CTGACTTTGGCTTGGCGAGGATGTACGGTATCCCACAGCAACCCATGACGCCCAGAGTGGTGACACTGTG GTACAGAAGTCCAGAGCTCCTCCTAGGGACCAAGACACAAACTACAGCTCTTGACATGTg ggCGGTCGGCTGCATCCTGGCCGAGCTGCTGGCCCACAAACCTCTGCTGCCCGGAACCTCAGAGATCCAGCAGGTGGACCTGATCGTTCAGCTGCTGGGGACGCCCAACGAGAACATCTGGCCG ggtTTCTCTCAGCTGCCTCTCATGGGTCAGTACAGTCTGAGGAAGCAGCCGTACAACAACCTGAAGAATAAGTTCACGTGGCTTTCTGACGCTGGACACAGACTACTCAACCTGCTCTTCATGTATAACCCACAgcgcag CCTGTGA
- the chmp1a gene encoding charged multivesicular body protein 1a has protein sequence MEETLFQMKFSAKQLERLAKKAEKESEKEQAKVKKALQQKNVDCARVYAENAIRKKNEGLNCLRMASRLDAVASKVQTAVTMKGVTKSMGQVTKALDKALNSMDLQKVSAVMDKFESQVQNLDVHTSVMEDSMSSAMTLTTPQEQVDDLIQQIAEQNGLEVMDQLSQLPAGASSLGPESSRNQEKEDQLSRRLAALRH, from the exons ATGGAGG AGACATTATTCCAGATGAAG TTCTCTGCCAAGCAGCTCGAGCGTCTGGCCAAAAAGGCGGAGAAGGAGTCTGAAAAAGAGCAGGCCAAAGTCAAGAAG GCTTTGCAGCAGAAGAATGTGGACTGTGCCAGAGTCTATGCTGAGAACGCCATCCGGAAAAAGAACGAAGGTCTCAACTGCCTGCGTATGGCGTCGCGACTGGACGCCGTGGCCTCCAAGGTCCAGACGGCCGTCACCATGAAGGGA GTGACCAAGAGCATGGGTCAGGTGACCAAGGCCCTGGACAAAGCTCTGAACTCCATGGACCTCCAGAAGGTCTCAGCAGTCATGGATAAGTTTGAAAGTCAAGTGCAGAACCTAGACGTCCACACCTCG GTGATGGAGGACTCCATGAGCTCGGCCATGACACTGACCACGCCTCAGGAGCAGGTCGACGACCTCATCCAGCAGATCGCCGAGCAGAACGGCCTGGAGGTGATGGACCAGCTCAGCCAGCTGCCGGCCGGAGCTTCGTCACTGGGTCCGGAGAGTTCACGCAACCAGGAGAAGGAGGACCAGCTGTCCCGACG GTTGGCTGCTCTAAGGCACTGA
- the cdk10 gene encoding cyclin-dependent kinase 10 isoform X1, with protein sequence MDPTGEEPPPDLIRLKSLKNNRIFAVPQNDRFGSCRSVREFEKLNRIGEGTYGIVYRARDTRSDEIVALKKVRMDKEKDGVPISSLREITLLLRLRHPNIVELKEVVVGSQLESLFLVMSYCEQDLASLLENMQTPFSEAQVKCIILQLLRGLEFLHHNFIIHRDLKVSNLLMTDKGCVKIADFGLARMYGIPQQPMTPRVVTLWYRSPELLLGTKTQTTALDMWAVGCILAELLAHKPLLPGTSEIQQVDLIVQLLGTPNENIWPGFSQLPLMGQYSLRKQPYNNLKNKFTWLSDAGHRLLNLLFMYNPQRRACAKDSLESSYFKEKPLHIADVIVREEKPQRCLFHAACEPELMPTFPHHRNKRSKV encoded by the exons ATGGACCCTACTGGAGAAGAACCGCCACCGGACCTTATCAGACTCAAGTCCTTAAAGAACAACAGAATATTCGCAGTGCCTCAAAATGACCGG tTCGGCAGCTGCCGAAGTGTCCGAGAGTTTGAGAAACTCAACCGAATCGGAGAAGGAACCTACGGCatcgtgt ACAGAGCCCGTGACACCAGGTCAGACGAGATCGTAGCGCTGAAGAAGGTGAGGATGGACAAAGAGAAAGATG GAGTTCCCATCAGCAGCCTGCGAGAAATCACTCTGCTGCTGCGACTGCGTCATCCCAACATTGTTGAGCtgaaggaggtggtggtgggcaGTCAGCTGGagag TCTCTTCCTGGTGATGAGCTACTGTGAGCAGGATCTGGCCAGTTTGCTGGAAAACATGCAGACGCCGTTTTCGGAGGCTCAG gtGAAGTGTATCATCCTTCAGCTGCTCAGAGGTTTGGAGTTTCTTCACCACAACTTCATTATTCACAG GGACCTGAAGGTGTCAAATCTGCTGATGACGGACAAAGGCTGCGTTAAGATCG CTGACTTTGGCTTGGCGAGGATGTACGGTATCCCACAGCAACCCATGACGCCCAGAGTGGTGACACTGTG GTACAGAAGTCCAGAGCTCCTCCTAGGGACCAAGACACAAACTACAGCTCTTGACATGTg ggCGGTCGGCTGCATCCTGGCCGAGCTGCTGGCCCACAAACCTCTGCTGCCCGGAACCTCAGAGATCCAGCAGGTGGACCTGATCGTTCAGCTGCTGGGGACGCCCAACGAGAACATCTGGCCG ggtTTCTCTCAGCTGCCTCTCATGGGTCAGTACAGTCTGAGGAAGCAGCCGTACAACAACCTGAAGAATAAGTTCACGTGGCTTTCTGACGCTGGACACAGACTACTCAACCTGCTCTTCATGTATAACCCACAgcgcag AGCTTGTGCCAAAGACAGTTTGGAGAGTTCTTACTTCAAAGAAAAACCCCTGC atatcgcaGATGTTATTGTGCGAGAAGAAAAACCTCAACGGTGCCTTTTCCACGCAGCCTGTGAACCAGAGCTGATGCCGACGTTCCCGCATCATCGCAACAAACGCAGCAAAGTGTGA
- the LOC131469618 gene encoding uncharacterized protein LOC131469618 translates to MDKNLCFEQFSKEKWRPSSYFESDPYQMAEFEKILKKMVVKKTPPVEGCLRRTEHKDLDDTYGRQDFQGKFGAVYFYWPAQPEAATPQPYAKDTKETNIRQNSQKTVDPDENTEAEEEAESEQEPETQQQNDLVDTSWTLTKVPKNRTKQSIVCFPEQSFCAAHEEPKLQNDTYSSMVRSPKNVKNPWLKGNPWSRTAVHGERSGSQLEPDLCKNWSRGRITMRRMQKRMPELPTPSAKTQKETVLSPKTSISSAPEVKTLKDQEAVLLLQQDDLGEPCSVKVKEPKEGSSRGFRTTDKKDPKPAPELKPELHLNWFNGKIQRRRKQKRMRPSSPDIPVTVQSAETLKNQATLYPDTCPFSAPVEETSEDQDISGHLNWINNRIQKRRKQRRKTPPRQEPFTTEQSMETLEKTSSPVSRNLSIFSTSGGDT, encoded by the coding sequence ATGGACAAAAACCTCTGTTTTGAACAGTTCTCCAAGGAGAAGTGGAGGCCCTCCAGCTACTTTGAAAGCGACCCATACCAGATGGCAGAGTTTGAGAAAATCCTCAAAAAGATGgttgtgaaaaaaacaccacctgtGGAAGGCTGCCTGCGAAGGACCGAGCACAAAGACTTGGACGACACCTACGGTCGGCAGGATTTCCAGGGCAAATTTGGCGCAGTATACTTTTACTGGCCAGCGCAGCCAGAAGCAGCAACACCTCAACCGTATGCGAAAGACACCAAGGAGACAAATATAAGACAGAacagtcagaaaacagtcgacccagatgaaaacacagaggcagaggaagaagcAGAATCAGAACAAGAACCggagacacagcagcagaatgaCCTGGTTGACACAAGCTGGACATTGACAAAGGTGCctaaaaacagaacaaagcaGAGCATAGTGTGTTTTCCTGAACAAAGTTTCTGTGCAGCACATGAAGAGCCAAAGCTGCAGAACGACACATACTCGTCAATGGTTCGATCACCAAAGAATGTAAAAAACCCATGGCTGAAAGGCAACCCCTGGTCCAGGACAGCAGTGCATGGTGAGAGGTCAGGGTCACAGCTCGAACCAGATCTCTGCAAAAACTGGTCCAGGGGTAGAATCACAATGAGAAGGATGCAGAAGAGGATGCCAGAACTTCCCACACCGTCTGCTAAGACACAAAAGGAGACCGTCCTGTCACCAAAGACAAGTATCTCTTCAGCACCTGAGGTGAAGACACTTAAGGACCAGGAggccgtgctgctgctgcagcaggatgACCTGGGTGAACCATGCTCAGTGAAAGTTAAGGAGCCAAAAGAGGGATCAAGCCGTGGGTTCAGGACAACAGACAAAAAAGATCCAAAGCCAGCACCAGAACTAAAACCAGAGCTCCACTTAAACTGGTTCAATGGTAAAATACAGAGGAGAAGGAAGCAGAAGAGAATGAGACCATCAAGCCCAGATATTCCTGTAACTGTCCAGTCTGCAGAGACACTGAAGAACCAAGCAACCCTGTACCCAGACACATGTCCATTTTCAGCACCTGTAGAGGAGACATCTGAGGATCAGGACATTTCAGGACACTTAAACTGGATCAACAATAGAATACAGAAGAGAaggaagcagaggagaaagacaCCTCCAAGACAAGAGCCTTTTACAACTGAACAGTCCATGGAGACACTGGAGAAAACAAGCAGTCCTGTCTCCAGAAACCTGTCCATCTTCAGCACCAGTGGAGGTGACACCTGA